From Mya arenaria isolate MELC-2E11 chromosome 12, ASM2691426v1, the proteins below share one genomic window:
- the LOC128211218 gene encoding uncharacterized protein LOC128211218 — translation MSESAFISVCVLCGVTDDKPVAVLGENGCQGLIQTSKLKGEDLHVAPAQEQENPLKKNLFEKCLFCGTNAKFSFLTRKEILMFSLLGSGYQILKQFQVEEHEMEVKRRRPSSISADRAFQMVLQHFESNDTEQLTINDLVVQMELLCGEDAYRSVYMKKKILDYFGGSVIITELNGKANVVTYKSEAHSILHNFYKRREHGDSESEKNAIIKTAAKLIMNDIRSMEFDKTEYPSSAHIMSIDGNRKFVPDSLQVFLKQLINNKNSERLITSLGQAISQAALPRSAICPLQLGLGVQLHHQYGSRFLIETLNSLGVCSSYQEIQRFETSAAIPKSISYTDRTISLYSSLVTMLITILEHYMVIIRFMAWALSQL, via the exons ATGAG TGAGAGCGCCTTcataagtgtgtgtgtgttatgtGGAGTAACAGATGACAAACCAGTTGCAGTTCTTGGAGAGAATGGATGTCAAGGTCTTATACAAACAAGCAAGTTGAAAG GTGAAGACCTACATGTAGCACCAGCCCAAGAACAAGAAAATCCTCTGAAgaaaaatttgtttgaaaaatgtttgttttgtggaACAAACGCTAAATTTTCTTTTCTAACAAGAAAAGAGATTTTAATGTTCAGCCTGTTAGG GTCAGGGTATCAGATACTAAAACAGTTTCAGGTTGAAGAACATGAAATGGAAGTAAAAAGAAGGCGTCCATCTAGTATAAGTGCTGACAGAGCTTTCCAGATGGTTTTGCAACACTTTGAAAGTAATGATACTGAACAGCTGACAATAAATGACTTGGTTGTACAAATGGAACTGTTATGTGGCGAAGATGCATACAGGAGTGTTTATATGAAGAAAAAGATTCTTGATTATTTTGGCGGAAGTGTGATAATCACTGAGCTAAATGGCAAAGCCAATGTTGTTACTTATAAAAGTGAAGCACATTCTATACTGCATAACTTTTACAAGAGAAGAGAACATGGTGACAGTGAGTCCGAAAAAAATGCTATCATAAAAACTGCAGCAAAACTCATTATGAACGACATTAGATCTATGGAGTTTGACAAAACTGAGTATCCTTCATCAGCGCACATAATGTCAATTGACGGCAATAGGAAATTTGTACCAGACAGTCTACAGGTCTTCTTGAAGCAGTTGATTAATAACAAGAACTCCGAAAGGCTCATAACATCTTTAGGACAAGCTATTAGTCAGGCTGCTTTGCCAAGAAGTGCTATTTGTCCTCTTCAGCTAGGTTTGGGAGTTCAGTTGCACCATCAGTATGGTTCAAGGTTTTTGATTGAAACTCTTAATAGTCTAGGGGTTTGTTCATCATATCAAGAGATTCAGAGATTTGAAACTAGTGCTGCGATCCCCAAGAGCATATCATACACAGACAGGACGATCAGTTTGTACAGTTCATTGGTGACAATGTTGATCACAATACTGGAACACTACATGGTCATAATACGTTTCATGGCATGGGCATTGTCGCAACTGTAA